The following coding sequences lie in one Panicum virgatum strain AP13 chromosome 6N, P.virgatum_v5, whole genome shotgun sequence genomic window:
- the LOC120678792 gene encoding uncharacterized protein LOC120678792 isoform X3: MVSVIGKEEGTLARPLLAERKLDSSGVASPISASAPISVPSATGKQRPLLRPPPSFLWPADSSGVASAHQQNPTELWSEVASTRCRISRVGWDQQPGQWLEGKNQAIHCIGPALIVKPGQLFGAFMPRQVQGLFHCLVGSCTLVCPWNVLIHVDLFEFSWNAGCFKGDPR, translated from the exons ATGGTGTCCGTCATTGGCAAGGAGGAGGGAACCCTAGCACGGCCTCTCCTCGCGGAAAGGAAACTAGACAGCAGCGGCGTGGCCTCGCCGATCTCCGCGTCCGCCCCCATCTCCGTTCCTTCAGCCACCGGAAAGCAGCGGCCTCTCCTACGCCCTCCTCCTTCATTTCTTTGGCCGGCGGACAGCAGCGGCGTCGCATCTGCGCACCAG CAAAATCCGACTGAACTTTGGAGTGAAGTGGCTTCCACAAGATGCCGCATTAGCAGGGTGGGCTGGGATCAACAG CCTGGCCAGTGGTTGGAGGGCAAGAACCAAGCGATTCATTGCATTGGTCCTGCGCTTATTGTGAAGCCTGGCCAGTTATTTGGCGCTTTCATGCCTAGACAGGTGCAAGGATTATTTCATTGCTTGGTGGGGTCATGTACCTTGGTGTGCCCCTGGAATG TTCTTATTCATGTGGACTTGTTTGAGTTTAGCTGGAATGCTGGATGCTTCAAAGGGGACCCTAGGTAG
- the LOC120678792 gene encoding uncharacterized protein LOC120678792 isoform X4, which yields MVSVIGKEEGTLARPLLAERKLDSSGVASPISASAPISVPSATGKQRPLLRPPPSFLWPADSSGVASAHQPGQWLEGKNQAIHCIGPALIVKPGQLFGAFMPRQVQGLFHCLVGSCTLVCPWNGYIDTFTCLWISMAKEFSAPMYLKTEFMCCGGSADTWV from the exons ATGGTGTCCGTCATTGGCAAGGAGGAGGGAACCCTAGCACGGCCTCTCCTCGCGGAAAGGAAACTAGACAGCAGCGGCGTGGCCTCGCCGATCTCCGCGTCCGCCCCCATCTCCGTTCCTTCAGCCACCGGAAAGCAGCGGCCTCTCCTACGCCCTCCTCCTTCATTTCTTTGGCCGGCGGACAGCAGCGGCGTCGCATCTGCGCACCAG CCTGGCCAGTGGTTGGAGGGCAAGAACCAAGCGATTCATTGCATTGGTCCTGCGCTTATTGTGAAGCCTGGCCAGTTATTTGGCGCTTTCATGCCTAGACAGGTGCAAGGATTATTTCATTGCTTGGTGGGGTCATGTACCTTGGTGTGCCCCTGGAATG GTTACATTGATACATTTACTTGCTTATGGATTTCAATGGCGAAAGAATTTTCAGCTCCTATGTACCTGAAGACTGAGTTCATGTGCTGTGGAGGATCAGCCGATACATGGGTCTGA
- the LOC120678792 gene encoding uncharacterized protein LOC120678792 isoform X2 gives MVSVIGKEEGTLARPLLAERKLDSSGVASPISASAPISVPSATGKQRPLLRPPPSFLWPADSSGVASAHQQNPTELWSEVASTRCRISRVGWDQQPGQWLEGKNQAIHCIGPALIVKPGQLFGAFMPRQVQGLFHCLVGSCTLVCPWNAGMLDASKGTLGRAATAKWIKKLT, from the exons ATGGTGTCCGTCATTGGCAAGGAGGAGGGAACCCTAGCACGGCCTCTCCTCGCGGAAAGGAAACTAGACAGCAGCGGCGTGGCCTCGCCGATCTCCGCGTCCGCCCCCATCTCCGTTCCTTCAGCCACCGGAAAGCAGCGGCCTCTCCTACGCCCTCCTCCTTCATTTCTTTGGCCGGCGGACAGCAGCGGCGTCGCATCTGCGCACCAG CAAAATCCGACTGAACTTTGGAGTGAAGTGGCTTCCACAAGATGCCGCATTAGCAGGGTGGGCTGGGATCAACAG CCTGGCCAGTGGTTGGAGGGCAAGAACCAAGCGATTCATTGCATTGGTCCTGCGCTTATTGTGAAGCCTGGCCAGTTATTTGGCGCTTTCATGCCTAGACAGGTGCAAGGATTATTTCATTGCTTGGTGGGGTCATGTACCTTGGTGTGCCCCTGGAATG CTGGAATGCTGGATGCTTCAAAGGGGACCCTAGGTAGAGCTGCTACTGCGAAGTGGATAAAGAAGCTCACTTGA
- the LOC120678792 gene encoding uncharacterized protein LOC120678792 isoform X1, producing the protein MVSVIGKEEGTLARPLLAERKLDSSGVASPISASAPISVPSATGKQRPLLRPPPSFLWPADSSGVASAHQQNPTELWSEVASTRCRISRVGWDQQPGQWLEGKNQAIHCIGPALIVKPGQLFGAFMPRQVQGLFHCLVGSCTLVCPWNGYIDTFTCLWISMAKEFSAPMYLKTEFMCCGGSADTWV; encoded by the exons ATGGTGTCCGTCATTGGCAAGGAGGAGGGAACCCTAGCACGGCCTCTCCTCGCGGAAAGGAAACTAGACAGCAGCGGCGTGGCCTCGCCGATCTCCGCGTCCGCCCCCATCTCCGTTCCTTCAGCCACCGGAAAGCAGCGGCCTCTCCTACGCCCTCCTCCTTCATTTCTTTGGCCGGCGGACAGCAGCGGCGTCGCATCTGCGCACCAG CAAAATCCGACTGAACTTTGGAGTGAAGTGGCTTCCACAAGATGCCGCATTAGCAGGGTGGGCTGGGATCAACAG CCTGGCCAGTGGTTGGAGGGCAAGAACCAAGCGATTCATTGCATTGGTCCTGCGCTTATTGTGAAGCCTGGCCAGTTATTTGGCGCTTTCATGCCTAGACAGGTGCAAGGATTATTTCATTGCTTGGTGGGGTCATGTACCTTGGTGTGCCCCTGGAATG GTTACATTGATACATTTACTTGCTTATGGATTTCAATGGCGAAAGAATTTTCAGCTCCTATGTACCTGAAGACTGAGTTCATGTGCTGTGGAGGATCAGCCGATACATGGGTCTGA
- the LOC120678097 gene encoding uncharacterized protein LOC120678097 codes for MTSSAAPAPAAASPAPRLHITITTATTGPASTITSPSSHHSPSSARSPHSASSSPRGSSSNTGAGAGAGGGSGSGSGSGGTNQACAACKYQRRKCNPDCPLAPYFPADQQRRFLNAHRLFGVSNILKTLKRLRPELCADAMGTLIYQSDMRAQDPVGGCYRLILTLERQLELETAELTAVLHHLALCRQAAAAATAIPPPQEGGMADLDVTPSNQPLLLNAEQEVVDALYANHEPDAAAILQSGHVHHHDHGDSPQDHGEQQQQQLFDYFYYEATASDDASSKPTIDINVDNMQQFDFDDICAAEKVDLSTAGPEEIGQPQHHLDVNCQIDHKDYEIKAAALVDAFDMRQELQPPVDVNVAAVDVKPAAVDAGIRVDIKAVDVNANLDVNVDLHEEDANNIAAGDGAAQIMAADSSHCRLGLGFSSF; via the coding sequence ATGACCTCCTCCGCTGcccccgccccggccgccgcctccccagcCCCGCGCCTCCATATTACcatcaccaccgccaccaccgggccggcctccaccatcacctcgCCCTCCTCGCACCACAGCCCCAGCAGCGCGCGCTCCCCGCATTCGGCGAGCAGCTCCCctcgcggcagcagcagcaacaccggcgcgggcgccggcgccggcggcggcagcggcagcggcagcggcagcgggggcacGAACCAGGCCTGCGCCGCCTGCAAGTACCAGCGGCGCAAGTGCAACCCGGACTGCCCGCTCGCGCCCTACTTCCCCGCCGACCAGCAGCGCCGCTTCCTCAACGCGCACCGCCTCTTCGGGGTCAGCAACATCCTCAAGACGCTCAAGCGCCTCCGGCCGGAGCTCTGCGCCGACGCCATGGGCACGCTCATCTACCAGTCCGACATGCGCGCGCAGGACCCCGTCGGCGGCTGCTACCGCCTCATCCTCACCCTCGAGCGCCAGCTCGAGCTCGAGACGGCCGAGCTCACCGCCGTCCTCCACCACCTTGCGCTCTgccgccaggccgccgccgcggccaccgccaTCCCGCCGCCCCAGGAAGGCGGCATGGCCGACCTCGACGTCACGCCCTCCAACCAGCCGCTCCTCCTCAACGCCGAGCAAGAGGTCGTCGACGCGCTCTACGCCAATCACGaacccgacgccgccgccatccttCAAAGCGGCCACGTCCACCACCACGATCACGGCGACAGCCCGCAAGATcacggcgagcagcagcagcagcagctcttcGACTACTTCTACTACGAAGCCACCGCCAGCGACGACGCCAGCAGCAAGCCGACCATCGACATTAACGTCGACAACATGCAGCAATTCGACTTCGACGATATCTGCGCCGCCGAGAAGGTGGACCTGTCCACGGCGGGGCCGGAGGAGATCGGGCAGCCGCAGCACCACCTCGACGTCAACTGCCAGATCGACCACAAGGACTACGAGatcaaggcggcggcgctcgtcgaCGCATTCGACATGCGGCAGGAGCTGCAGCCGCCGGTGGACGTGAACGTCGCAGCCGTTGACGTCAAGCCGGCGGCCGTGGACGCCGGCATTCGCGTCGACATCAAGGCGGTGGATGTGAACGCCAACCTCGACGTCAATGTCGACCTGCACGAGGAGGATGCCAACAACATCGCAGCAGGCGACGGAGCAGCACAAATAATGGCAGCTGATTCGTCGCATTGCAGACTAGGGTTAGGCTTTTCTTCGTTCTGA